The genomic DNA GGTATCATCTGTACCAGGATGCTGGCTTCTTTGAGCTTTTCCTTGAGACCGAAAAGCAGAAAACCACGGAAGATATACTCCCATCCAATCAGGTATACGGCGATTTCCAGGCAGTATCCGAGGAAATTATAATTCTCTTTGGTGTAATAACTCCGAAAGTCACCGAGGTAAGAGGCAGCAATGAGGATGGGGACACAAAGCAGGCAAATAACGATAACATAAGGGCCCCATATCCTGATCTTTCCCAGCCCCAACCCGAAATCCAGAGGGTTTTTCTTTAAGAGAAGAAGCACCACCACCGGAATGATGGCGTAGTAAAAGAAAGAACTGAACCAGTAATTCCAGACAGGGTGATACGAAGCGAAAGTCAGCAGAAGGACAGCGGAAGAAAGAATGATGGTCTCATTCCTGTTCACCGCGAGAAAGGCCAGAATATTCCGGAATTCTTTTGCCAGGTGTGTCACCGGTCAATGATTAGCCGAAATAGAGGAGCAAGTCAAGGATATTGTTGCCCACAGTCTGCCGCGATAGCGTTATTTGTCTATGGATTTTCGTATCGGCTTGATGCAGGTTTTAGAGATCACGTTCTGGCTACGGTTTTTCTTTGGCCTCTGGTGGCTGTCTCATTCCATTCCCACAAAACGATTATACATCTCAAAAAACACTTATTTTAAGGCATATATTTCAAAAAACGATTACAATGCCCCCAACCCTGCCGCATTATTGCCCATCCACGCAAAAATGTGACACACCGGAATTATGGCGTAGTCCACCCGTGGCTACGTGCCGGCCTTCGCCGCCGCTCCAACTATCTCCCGCAACAGGGCATCAGAATTACTGCTATGCCGGGGGCTGCCGCTGATACCGAGGATTTTCCGTGCAGAACTCATCATCACCGCTATATTATAATACAATGCGGCGATGAACGAGACGTAAACACCAAGAATAAAATCCTAATAAAAATAAGGAAGATAATAGAGATGTATTTATTAACGGGTTTAATCTATCCGGACAACCCCAAGTTTCTTGATGAGGAAGGTGTCTTGAAGGGCATCGAGAACTTGAATCTTGAGAGCATTGGAGTTTTTCTTTCAAATGTAGAAATTGAAACAATTCCTCGCAAAACAGGGTATATGGGGGGTAATAGACGGTTCGCATTCTCCTTATCGAATGGAGATAATGATGCAGTTGCTCAGTGCTTTGCTGATGCCATGATGTTTGCACTCGCTGTTATGTATGATATTGGAATTGATAACCCACCCGTTCCTCTGCGGATAAATAAAGACAATGTCAAAATTGGCGAAATTATACAAAGACAAGATATAGTAAACTGTAAGAACAATTACGAGAAAAATGAGCTACTTTATCACGAAGCGATAGGTGTTCCGCACATTATATTAAGTCGAGTATTTCAAGCAATACCCATTTTCTTCCTCAATCCGCCAATGATGAATTCAGGTAGTTTTTATAGGGAAAGTATACTAAAAATATGGCTCTGCGAAGATGATGTATCAGAATTGTCACTGGATGGTGATACTCCAACTTCAGTAGTGGAAAAGACAAATATTGAAACGGCATACCAAAATGCTTATAAAGCTATTGAAGCGATCATTGGGGAACCTTCCAGCGATAAGGATAAATTCAGAAATAAATTGAAAGCTCAAGGTATAAATCCTGATGAGATTATTGGTTATGATGCTTTGAGGGGAATAAGGGAAGAAACGATATTCAACAAAATCTTGAATATGCAGGAAACCAGAGATACAAAGGCCGCGCATGGAAAAACTGGGCGGCCAAGAGATATCGGCTATCTCGAATTAGCCGATAAGCAAAAACTTGCGAAATATATCATACTCCGGACTGTCTCACATTTATCTCAGTGAATGCGTTTAAAACCTAGAGCGCCTTGTTAATCACAAGGCGCTCAGCTTATATCCAGAATATTTTCAACTACACTAACTCAGACTGTACTAACACTTCGTAAACCCGCACCCCGGACAAATGAAGCACCCTTCCTGATAAACCAGGATACTGCCGCATTCAACACACTGCCCGGCGATATTCTTGACCAGGCCAAAGTCGTTGATAGCCTTTTTCTCACCATGACCGTTGCCATTGCCGTTACCTTTGGTTTCCGGCTTGCCCTGCTCCAGACAGTGCTCAATGACCGTGGCGATAGCATCGGCGCAGGAGAGAACACTCTTGCCGCCGTCCCAGGCAATGGACGGACAGCGGATGCCTTTGAGCTGCTTGGCAACGGAATCCGGGGCGACCCCTGACCGCAATGACAATGAAGCCAGACGGCAGGTGCTTTCAAGCTGAGCGGCGGCGCAGCCGCCGGTCTTGCCCAGATGCGAGAAAACCTCGCAAACGCCGGTTTCATCGGAATTGACGGTAATATACAGCGTGCCGCAGCCGGTATTGACCTTTTCGGTAAAGCCGTTAGTCACTTTGGAGCGCTTGCGCGGGCCGGCGGGTTTGGGCGCGGGCATGACCGCCTCAACCTTAGCCGGTTCAGCTTTGCCGGTGGACATCGGCTGGTCAGCCTTGCAGCCATCACGGTAGATGGTGATGCCCTTCAGGCCTTCATCAAAGGCCATCAGATACACACCCTCCACGTCCGGCACGGTGGCATCAGCGGGGAAGTTGACCGTCTTGGAGACGGCATTGTCAGTGTATTTCTGGAAAACGGCCTGCATCATGACATGCCCCCTGGGGGTGATGTTATGGGCGGTGACAAAGAGTTTCTTCACCTCCGCCGGAATCTCGGTCATATCTTCCAGATGCGCGCCTTCGGCAAGTTTCTTCATGAGGTCCTCGGAGTAGAAACCGCCGTCCCTGGCGGCGCGTTCAAAGCACGGGTTGACCTCAATCATGCGGGTGCCGTCCATGATGTTGCGGGTGAAGCACAGCGCGAAATGCGGCTCTATGCCGGAGGAACAACCGGCGATGATGGACAGTGTGCCGGTGGGAGCGATGGTGGTGCAGGAGGCATTACGCATCTTCACCTTGCCGTCATACATGCTGCCTTCGTAGGCGGGGAAAACGCCGCGCTCGGCGGCCAGGGCCTCGGAGGCGCGGTGGGATTCACTCTGAACAAAGCCCATGACCGCTTCAGCCGTGGCCAGGGCTTCCGGTGAGTTATAGGAGATACCCAGGTCAATCAGCATATCGGCAAAGCCCATGACGCCCAGGCCGATCTTGCGGGTGCGGCGGGTCTGCTCGGCAATCTGTTCCAGCGGGAACTTGTTAACGTCAATGACATCATCCAGGAAACGGACGGCGGTGCGGACGGTGTAGCCCAGCTTGTCGTAATCCACTTCTTTCTTACCGTTGCCCTTCACCATTTTGGACAGGTTGACCGAACCCAGGTTGCAGGACTCGTAGGGCAACAGCGGCTGTTCGCCGCAGGGATTGGTGGATTCTATTTTACCCAGTTGCGGAGTGGGATTTTCAGCATTGATGCGGTCAATAAAGACGATGCCGGGGTCACCGGTTTTCCAGGCCAGCTGGACAATCTGGTCAAAGATGGCCCGGGCCTTGCGGCGGGCGAAGACCTCCCCGTTATGGGGGTTGACCAGGTCATATTCACCATTATCCCGTACCGCTGCCATGAACTTGTCGGTAATGGCCACCGAAAGATTAAAGTTGGTCAGGACCCCGGCCTGCTGTTTGGCGGTGATGAAATGCTCAATGTCCGGATGGTCAATAGACAGGATAGCCATATTGGCGCCGCGGCGGGTGCCGCCCTGCTTAATGACATCGGTGGCCACGTCAAAGGCGCGCATGAAGCTCACCGGGCCGGAGGCGACGCCGCCGGTGGTGCCGACACGGTCGGATTCCGGGCGCAACCGGGAGAAAGAAAAGCCGGTGCCGCCGCCGGATTTATGAATCATGGCGGTGTGCTTCACGGCGTCAAAGATGCTTTCAATGGAATCCTCAATGGGCAGCACAAAACAGGCGGACAACTGCCCCAGCTCCCGTCCGGCATTCATCAGCGTGGGGGAATTGGGCAGGAATTCCAGCCGGGCCATCAGGCCGTAAAACTCGTTTTCAATGTCGCGCACATCGCATCTGGGGTTATAGACCAGCTCGGCGGCGGCTACGGTGCGGGCGACCCGGCGGAGCATATCTTCCGGGGTTTCAATGGGATTACCCTGCTTATCTTTTTTCAAATAACGCTTATTAAGCACCGCCAGGGCGTTTTCAGCCAGAGCGACCTTCTCAGGCACCTCGCGGTGCCCGGTGGTTTTAGGTTTGCGGGTGGCGGTTGTGGTCATGGTTTTCTCCTTTTTAACAAGTTTGGGGGTTGGCGCCTCTTTTACAGGCTCAGGGCGAACAGGTTCTTGCTCAGGTATGGCCGCAATAACCGGCGCAGCAGGAGCTTCCGCCACAACCGGAGTTTCGGCCGGCTTCACGGCGTCAATGATATCCTTGACCATGGCCTCAATCTCATTCTCAGTGGCGGCAATCGGCTGTTTGGCGCCGGCGGGCATAAAATCTTCCATGCCGGGCAGCGACACCGGCT from Dehalogenimonas sp. W includes the following:
- a CDS encoding CPBP family intramembrane glutamic endopeptidase, with the protein product MTHLAKEFRNILAFLAVNRNETIILSSAVLLLTFASYHPVWNYWFSSFFYYAIIPVVVLLLLKKNPLDFGLGLGKIRIWGPYVIVICLLCVPILIAASYLGDFRSYYTKENYNFLGYCLEIAVYLIGWEYIFRGFLLFGLKEKLKEASILVQMIPFVLLHFGKPELETISTILTGILFGYVAYRGGSFWPAFLIHLFINVFFLAIVNLN
- a CDS encoding vitamin B12-dependent ribonucleotide reductase is translated as MTPQPSGKPIVDKNRIAQIIFNQASAMGIAERGKVEEIAARVIDRLEKPVSLPGMEDFMPAGAKQPIAATENEIEAMVKDIIDAVKPAETPVVAEAPAAPVIAAIPEQEPVRPEPVKEAPTPKLVKKEKTMTTTATRKPKTTGHREVPEKVALAENALAVLNKRYLKKDKQGNPIETPEDMLRRVARTVAAAELVYNPRCDVRDIENEFYGLMARLEFLPNSPTLMNAGRELGQLSACFVLPIEDSIESIFDAVKHTAMIHKSGGGTGFSFSRLRPESDRVGTTGGVASGPVSFMRAFDVATDVIKQGGTRRGANMAILSIDHPDIEHFITAKQQAGVLTNFNLSVAITDKFMAAVRDNGEYDLVNPHNGEVFARRKARAIFDQIVQLAWKTGDPGIVFIDRINAENPTPQLGKIESTNPCGEQPLLPYESCNLGSVNLSKMVKGNGKKEVDYDKLGYTVRTAVRFLDDVIDVNKFPLEQIAEQTRRTRKIGLGVMGFADMLIDLGISYNSPEALATAEAVMGFVQSESHRASEALAAERGVFPAYEGSMYDGKVKMRNASCTTIAPTGTLSIIAGCSSGIEPHFALCFTRNIMDGTRMIEVNPCFERAARDGGFYSEDLMKKLAEGAHLEDMTEIPAEVKKLFVTAHNITPRGHVMMQAVFQKYTDNAVSKTVNFPADATVPDVEGVYLMAFDEGLKGITIYRDGCKADQPMSTGKAEPAKVEAVMPAPKPAGPRKRSKVTNGFTEKVNTGCGTLYITVNSDETGVCEVFSHLGKTGGCAAAQLESTCRLASLSLRSGVAPDSVAKQLKGIRCPSIAWDGGKSVLSCADAIATVIEHCLEQGKPETKGNGNGNGHGEKKAINDFGLVKNIAGQCVECGSILVYQEGCFICPGCGFTKC